A single window of Streptomyces griseoviridis DNA harbors:
- a CDS encoding pyroglutamyl peptidase: MTLLACAALTLTGGSPSAVALPQADPTALTAEELRLDRAVPQEILSRSGFDAVAPAFATALRQATTYTAAETTVTQQGADLWKRAVDRAQGKIPLTGDLSKEDDRPLYWARLGMTRALRQWQPAFGLSAAERTTLLGTLETYSRGQDAMWFEPLPPDQPWKLRRVVVTGFDPFQLDADARNSNPSGSAALALDGKLFLSGKGHFYRVETAMFPVRWRDFTDGVVERTLAGTPSHPMTSADLVVTVSQGRLGRFDLERYNGAWRGSTPDNENTTATGLVPVTDPSTQPQWAWSTLGHPEILQAGIGPFPVYDNTTVTEIPSGSTTPVNRPAPSAGSTARAGSGGDFLSNEIAYRATLLRDRTARDIPGGHVHTPVLQFGSTGVTDATLVRNRQNILDELQKIIDVAVDAPATCGKPACP, encoded by the coding sequence CTGACGCTGTTGGCCTGCGCCGCGCTGACCCTCACGGGCGGCTCCCCCTCGGCCGTCGCCCTGCCACAGGCCGACCCCACGGCGCTGACGGCCGAGGAACTCCGCCTCGACAGAGCGGTGCCCCAAGAGATCCTCAGCCGCAGCGGGTTCGACGCGGTGGCGCCGGCCTTCGCCACCGCCCTGCGGCAGGCAACGACGTACACGGCGGCCGAGACGACGGTGACCCAGCAGGGCGCCGACCTGTGGAAGCGGGCCGTGGACCGGGCGCAGGGCAAGATCCCCCTGACCGGGGACCTGAGCAAGGAGGACGACCGGCCGCTGTACTGGGCGCGGCTCGGCATGACCCGGGCGCTGCGCCAGTGGCAGCCCGCCTTCGGGCTCTCCGCCGCCGAACGCACCACTCTGCTGGGGACGTTGGAGACGTACTCGCGCGGCCAGGACGCCATGTGGTTCGAGCCGTTGCCTCCCGACCAGCCCTGGAAGTTGCGGCGGGTCGTGGTGACCGGCTTCGACCCCTTCCAACTGGACGCCGACGCCCGTAACAGCAACCCCTCCGGGTCCGCCGCGCTGGCGCTCGACGGCAAGCTCTTCCTGAGCGGCAAAGGACACTTCTACCGGGTCGAGACCGCCATGTTCCCGGTCCGCTGGCGCGACTTCACGGACGGCGTCGTCGAACGGACCCTGGCCGGAACCCCGAGCCATCCCATGACGTCCGCCGATCTGGTCGTCACGGTGAGCCAGGGCCGGCTCGGCCGTTTCGACCTGGAGCGCTACAACGGGGCCTGGCGCGGGAGCACGCCGGACAACGAGAACACCACGGCCACGGGACTCGTCCCCGTCACCGATCCGTCGACGCAGCCGCAGTGGGCGTGGAGCACGCTCGGCCACCCCGAGATCCTCCAGGCCGGCATCGGTCCGTTCCCCGTCTACGACAACACGACGGTGACGGAGATCCCGTCCGGCTCCACCACTCCGGTGAACCGGCCCGCGCCGAGCGCCGGGTCCACCGCACGCGCGGGCAGCGGCGGCGACTTCCTGTCCAACGAGATCGCCTACCGCGCCACCCTGCTGCGCGACCGGACGGCCAGGGACATACCCGGCGGCCATGTCCACACCCCGGTCCTCCAGTTCGGCTCCACCGGCGTGACGGACGCGACGCTCGTGCGCAACCGGCAGAACATCCTGGACGAGCTTCAGAAGATCATCGACGTCGCGGTCGACGCGCCCGCGACGTGCGGAAAGCCGGCGTGCCCGTGA
- a CDS encoding phospholipase D-like domain-containing protein yields the protein MTSIQESPESTLREADPELPSAAERVTRIRRRLERLIGIAATEGNRLVPLRNGDEIFAAMLAAIRGAEHTVDMMTFVYWKGDIAREFAEALAERAEAGLRVRLLLDGFGSRLIETEQLHAMEAAGVEVAWFRKPLYLSPLKQNHRCHRKVLVVDEETAFTGGVGIAEEWCGDARDETEWRDTHVEVRGPAVDGIAAAFTQNWAECHGELFSGRDRFVEHRPQGDAVVQVVRGSASFGWQDMQTLIRVMLESAEERFRLCTAYFSPDEYFVRLLCETARRGVDVEILLPGPHTDKRVCQLAGQHHYEELTACGVRIYQYQPTMMHAKVITVDGIASLIGSTNFNRRSLDHDEEVMLAVLDPEFTATLDEHFESDTALSEPIRKGRWKRRPVLQRAREAAVLPLRRFL from the coding sequence ATGACCAGTATCCAGGAATCGCCCGAGTCGACGTTGCGGGAGGCCGACCCTGAGCTTCCGTCCGCCGCGGAACGGGTGACACGGATCCGGCGGCGCCTGGAGCGGCTGATAGGCATAGCCGCGACCGAGGGCAACCGGCTCGTCCCGCTGCGGAACGGCGACGAGATCTTCGCCGCGATGCTCGCCGCGATCCGCGGGGCCGAGCACACCGTCGACATGATGACGTTCGTGTACTGGAAGGGCGACATCGCCCGCGAGTTCGCCGAGGCCCTGGCGGAGCGCGCCGAGGCCGGGCTCCGGGTGCGGCTGCTCCTGGACGGCTTCGGGAGCCGGCTGATCGAGACCGAGCAGCTCCACGCGATGGAGGCGGCCGGAGTGGAGGTGGCCTGGTTCCGCAAGCCGCTGTACCTCTCCCCGCTCAAGCAGAACCACCGCTGCCACCGCAAGGTCCTCGTGGTCGACGAGGAGACCGCCTTCACGGGCGGGGTGGGCATCGCCGAGGAGTGGTGCGGCGACGCCCGCGACGAGACTGAGTGGCGCGACACCCACGTCGAGGTCCGCGGACCCGCGGTGGATGGCATCGCCGCCGCGTTCACCCAGAACTGGGCCGAGTGCCACGGCGAACTCTTCAGCGGGCGCGACCGGTTCGTCGAGCACCGCCCGCAGGGGGACGCCGTCGTGCAGGTGGTGCGCGGCTCCGCCAGTTTCGGCTGGCAGGACATGCAGACCCTCATCCGGGTGATGCTGGAGTCCGCCGAGGAACGGTTCCGCCTCTGCACCGCCTACTTCTCACCGGACGAGTACTTCGTGCGGCTGCTCTGCGAGACCGCGCGGCGCGGCGTCGACGTGGAGATCCTGCTGCCTGGCCCGCACACGGACAAGCGGGTCTGCCAACTCGCGGGCCAGCACCACTACGAGGAGCTGACCGCCTGCGGGGTGCGGATCTACCAGTACCAGCCGACGATGATGCACGCCAAGGTCATCACTGTCGACGGCATCGCCTCCCTGATCGGCTCGACCAACTTCAACCGCCGCTCCCTCGACCACGACGAGGAGGTCATGCTCGCCGTCCTCGACCCGGAGTTCACCGCCACCCTGGACGAGCACTTCGAGTCCGACACGGCGCTCAGCGAACCGATCCGAAAGGGCCGGTGGAAGAGACGCCCGGTCCTCCAGCGCGCCCGGGAGGCCGCCGTCCTGCCACTGCGCCGCTTTCTGTGA
- a CDS encoding PadR family transcriptional regulator, giving the protein MEPGDSDKQARAAAQLRKGVLEYCVLALMRDRPRYGVELLAALEDSGALATSQGTVYPLLSRLRRDDLVTTTWQESAVGPPRRYYALTDSGRAALEEFTLLWPGFRDAVDAFLNVPRPSPGDPE; this is encoded by the coding sequence ATGGAACCAGGTGATTCAGACAAGCAGGCCAGGGCGGCAGCCCAACTGCGCAAGGGCGTCCTGGAGTACTGCGTCCTCGCTCTGATGCGCGACCGCCCTCGCTACGGCGTGGAACTCCTGGCCGCCCTGGAGGACTCCGGTGCCCTGGCCACGAGCCAGGGGACCGTCTATCCGCTGCTCTCCCGGCTGCGTCGCGACGACTTGGTCACCACCACCTGGCAGGAGTCCGCTGTCGGGCCGCCGCGCCGCTACTACGCGCTCACCGACAGCGGCCGGGCCGCGCTTGAGGAGTTCACCCTCCTGTGGCCCGGCTTCCGCGACGCCGTCGACGCTTTCCTGAACGTCCCCCGTCCCTCCCCTGGAGACCCCGAATGA
- a CDS encoding HAAS signaling domain-containing protein, translated as MKTADLVQDYLRAVEREASALPAERRQELLADLAEHIEVTRAERPGTAVGVVLAELGDPRTIAATALAEAGHGNAWVPARGDGVDAPAARPGRVHPLVPLLMLTLAGPFGLVFPDQPGPLFSFLFRVVGAVLLCTSVHWRAVQKTTGVLLTAVLPTVVITTWNLSSGVLEEDSAPALVPNLVIAALIAAACTWLWRIRRA; from the coding sequence ATGAAGACCGCCGACCTTGTCCAGGACTACCTTCGCGCCGTCGAACGCGAGGCGTCCGCGCTGCCCGCGGAGCGCCGCCAGGAACTCCTCGCCGACCTCGCCGAACACATCGAGGTCACCCGTGCCGAACGCCCCGGCACCGCGGTCGGCGTGGTCCTGGCCGAACTGGGCGACCCCCGGACGATCGCGGCGACGGCACTGGCCGAGGCCGGCCACGGGAACGCCTGGGTCCCGGCACGCGGCGACGGCGTCGACGCCCCGGCCGCCCGGCCCGGCAGGGTCCACCCCCTGGTCCCACTCCTGATGCTCACCCTCGCCGGCCCCTTCGGGCTGGTCTTCCCCGACCAGCCGGGGCCTCTGTTCAGCTTCCTGTTCCGCGTCGTCGGCGCCGTCCTGCTGTGCACCTCGGTGCACTGGCGGGCCGTCCAGAAAACCACCGGAGTCCTGCTGACCGCGGTCCTGCCCACGGTCGTCATCACCACCTGGAACCTCTCCTCCGGCGTCCTGGAGGAGGACAGCGCTCCCGCTCTCGTGCCCAACCTGGTGATAGCCGCCCTGATCGCCGCCGCGTGCACCTGGCTCTGGCGGATCCGCCGCGCCTGA
- a CDS encoding VOC family protein — protein sequence MPVTLTSVIIDAADIEKESSFWHRLLGGSLTPTPTHHFVQAPGLPVIVVQSAPGHTAPNWPDGTSQQMHLDFGVDDLATADRTATDAGATRLRPTDEIAPESRTGSRVYASPAGHPFCLRSA from the coding sequence ATGCCCGTCACCCTGACCTCAGTGATCATCGACGCCGCCGACATCGAGAAGGAAAGCTCCTTCTGGCACCGGCTGCTCGGCGGCTCCCTCACCCCCACGCCAACCCACCACTTCGTCCAGGCCCCCGGCCTCCCGGTGATCGTCGTGCAGTCCGCCCCCGGGCACACCGCCCCCAACTGGCCGGACGGCACCTCCCAGCAGATGCACCTCGACTTCGGCGTCGACGACCTCGCAACCGCCGACCGCACGGCCACCGACGCCGGCGCCACCCGACTGCGGCCCACCGACGAGATCGCCCCGGAATCCCGCACCGGCAGCCGCGTCTACGCCAGCCCGGCCGGACACCCCTTCTGCCTGCGCTCGGCCTGA
- a CDS encoding oxidoreductase, giving the protein MPITDNSLDGLRVLVTGGSRGLGAATVRRFAAAGATVLTASRSRPAEDSGAAFLAADLSTPQGVAELGRRVVDQVGGVDVLVNNAGAASAPAPTLSRSDESWQADLEMNLLSAVRLDRALVPGMVERGSGVVVHVSSIASRLPQRAEASYAAAKAALNTYSRELATEVGEHGVRVVCVLPGFVVTDGATAHLKHMAEKQGITTEEVTQQIVDHLKVPMGRPGDPEDVAEMIVFLASGRAKWLTGAQFRVDGGIIPTV; this is encoded by the coding sequence ATGCCCATCACGGACAACAGCCTCGACGGCCTTCGGGTACTGGTCACCGGCGGCAGCCGGGGCCTGGGCGCGGCGACCGTGCGCCGCTTCGCCGCCGCGGGCGCGACCGTGCTGACAGCCTCACGCAGCCGGCCCGCGGAGGACAGCGGTGCCGCATTCCTCGCGGCGGACCTCTCCACACCGCAGGGAGTGGCCGAGCTCGGCCGCCGCGTCGTCGACCAAGTGGGCGGCGTCGACGTGCTGGTGAACAACGCGGGCGCGGCGAGCGCCCCGGCGCCGACCCTGAGCCGGTCGGACGAATCCTGGCAGGCGGACCTGGAGATGAACCTCCTCAGCGCCGTGCGCCTGGACCGGGCCCTGGTGCCGGGAATGGTCGAGCGGGGCTCAGGCGTCGTCGTGCACGTCTCCTCGATCGCCAGCCGACTGCCTCAGCGCGCCGAAGCGTCCTACGCCGCCGCCAAGGCCGCGCTCAACACCTACAGCCGCGAACTGGCCACCGAGGTCGGCGAGCACGGGGTGCGCGTGGTCTGCGTCCTTCCCGGCTTTGTCGTCACCGACGGTGCCACCGCCCACCTGAAGCACATGGCCGAGAAGCAGGGCATCACCACCGAAGAGGTCACGCAGCAGATCGTGGACCACCTGAAGGTTCCCATGGGCCGCCCCGGCGATCCCGAGGATGTCGCCGAGATGATCGTCTTCCTCGCCTCCGGCCGCGCGAAATGGCTCACCGGAGCGCAGTTCCGCGTTGACGGCGGCATCATTCCGACCGTCTGA
- a CDS encoding TetR/AcrR family transcriptional regulator codes for MPASRPLRADARRNREALLSAARQAFLGGDTDAHVEDIARSAGVAVGTLYRHFETREALIEEVYRKEVDDLCATPGVLLDQHAPEEALRRFLLLLVDHAAVGKGMSSVLEGIMATDSPVFDDARTRMANALSLLLEAGSAAGTVRDDVTGPTLLRALGGICGMRATEGWLAEARQITALLFDGLRHGAPQSP; via the coding sequence TTGCCGGCATCCCGCCCGCTGCGCGCCGACGCGCGACGCAATCGCGAGGCACTGCTGTCCGCGGCCCGGCAGGCGTTCCTCGGCGGCGACACCGATGCGCACGTCGAGGACATCGCCCGCAGCGCGGGTGTCGCCGTCGGAACGCTCTACCGCCATTTCGAGACCCGCGAAGCGCTGATCGAGGAGGTCTACCGCAAAGAGGTCGACGACCTGTGCGCCACGCCCGGCGTCCTGCTGGACCAGCACGCCCCGGAGGAGGCGCTGCGGCGCTTCCTGCTGCTGCTCGTGGACCACGCGGCGGTGGGCAAGGGGATGTCCAGTGTGCTGGAAGGCATCATGGCGACGGACTCACCGGTCTTCGACGACGCACGCACCCGGATGGCCAACGCCCTCTCCCTGCTGCTCGAAGCCGGCAGCGCGGCCGGCACCGTCCGCGACGACGTCACAGGGCCAACTCTGTTGCGCGCCCTGGGCGGCATCTGCGGAATGCGCGCCACGGAGGGCTGGTTGGCCGAGGCCCGGCAGATCACCGCCCTCCTCTTCGACGGCCTGCGACACGGCGCCCCGCAGTCACCCTGA
- a CDS encoding Y4yA family PLP-dependent enzyme — MDPPLASLLEDAPFLHSLADALGSPLNVLIPEVVAENAERFGAVYRRHHLSGRVYFAHKANRSSALVRRLAACDPSAVGIDVASLAELRHALGCGFTGDRVMATGPKDPEFLWLAARVGATVNVDSVTELEQLAALVGAHGLGRTRVLVRLSGFESDHGPAGAGTRVLSRRSRFGTPVAEREAMWAALERHADSVELVGLAYHLDTIGLEEKGRALERCVLLMDECRARGFAPRVVDIGGGFGVGYVEDAGEWERWTTALSEAVLGLRPPLTWRGHGYGLRNDNGTVRGAAALYPAHRPLAGPGYLDELLSRRSPVLGRASATLLLEHLHDLYVEPGRALVDQCGLSLARVLEVRPLGDDPGRYLVRVGMNAADVSLEEHGVLVDPVTLPRGGPRHEAADGGPVGVHLVGNLCLEADLITRRLVFLPHLPRVGDLLAFVNTAGYVMDFHAHHAQRQPSARTVAVSREAGGTWRWCPDENYWPLTHPQGRPS; from the coding sequence GTGGATCCACCGCTCGCCTCACTGCTGGAGGACGCGCCCTTCCTGCACTCCTTGGCCGACGCCCTCGGCTCGCCGCTCAATGTACTGATCCCGGAGGTCGTCGCCGAGAACGCGGAGCGCTTCGGGGCTGTCTACCGTCGCCACCACCTCTCCGGGAGGGTGTACTTCGCCCACAAGGCGAACCGCTCCAGCGCCCTGGTGCGCAGACTCGCGGCGTGCGACCCGTCCGCCGTAGGCATCGACGTGGCCTCCCTGGCGGAGCTGCGGCACGCACTGGGCTGCGGCTTCACCGGCGACCGGGTGATGGCCACCGGTCCGAAGGACCCCGAGTTCCTGTGGCTGGCCGCCCGAGTGGGAGCGACGGTGAACGTCGACTCGGTCACCGAACTGGAGCAACTGGCAGCTCTGGTGGGCGCGCACGGTCTGGGCAGGACGCGTGTGCTGGTGCGGCTGTCCGGGTTCGAGTCGGACCACGGTCCCGCAGGCGCGGGCACGCGGGTGCTGTCGCGCCGCAGCCGCTTCGGAACACCGGTCGCCGAGAGGGAGGCCATGTGGGCGGCACTGGAGCGGCACGCGGACAGCGTCGAACTGGTCGGCCTTGCCTACCACTTGGACACCATTGGCCTGGAGGAGAAGGGCCGCGCCCTGGAACGCTGCGTGCTGCTCATGGACGAGTGCCGTGCCCGGGGCTTCGCGCCGCGCGTGGTGGACATCGGCGGCGGCTTCGGGGTCGGCTACGTCGAGGACGCCGGCGAGTGGGAGCGCTGGACCACCGCGCTGAGCGAGGCGGTTCTCGGCCTCCGGCCGCCCCTCACCTGGCGCGGCCACGGCTACGGACTGCGCAACGACAACGGCACCGTGCGCGGCGCAGCCGCCCTCTATCCCGCCCACCGTCCCCTCGCCGGACCCGGATACCTCGACGAGCTACTCTCCCGCCGCAGTCCCGTTCTCGGCCGCGCATCCGCCACGCTGCTCCTCGAACACCTCCACGACCTGTACGTCGAACCAGGCCGCGCGCTGGTGGACCAGTGCGGCCTGTCGCTGGCGCGGGTGCTGGAGGTGCGCCCTCTGGGGGACGATCCGGGCCGGTATCTGGTACGCGTCGGCATGAACGCCGCGGACGTGAGCCTGGAGGAACACGGGGTCCTCGTCGATCCCGTGACGCTGCCGCGTGGCGGCCCTCGGCACGAGGCGGCGGACGGCGGGCCGGTCGGGGTCCATCTCGTCGGCAACCTCTGCCTTGAGGCCGACCTGATCACCCGCCGGCTCGTCTTCCTCCCACACCTGCCGCGTGTCGGAGACCTCCTGGCCTTCGTCAACACGGCCGGATACGTCATGGACTTCCACGCTCACCACGCGCAGCGCCAACCGTCGGCGCGGACGGTCGCCGTCTCAAGAGAGGCGGGCGGAACCTGGCGCTGGTGTCCGGATGAGAACTACTGGCCCCTCACACACCCGCAGGGAAGGCCGTCATGA
- a CDS encoding pyridoxal-phosphate dependent enzyme, producing the protein MRYDSITEAIGNTPLVRIDPSVHGLRHIDLYAKLEMLNPFGSVKDRPAWHMARPYLEDAASGDGTVVELSSGNTAKALALLAGMHGLKFKSVTNRMRVPEIKDLLLLLGAEIEELPGQSECLDPTDTDDPLTRFHQALSEPGSAHLHTDQYFNPRNVEAHATGTGPEIIKDLDGRAPDWFVACVGTAGSSTGVARVLREHDGDVRVLGLVADKSDFIPGIRTIDEVHQVGLFDPATYDSLAAVTSQQAIDGMITLIRRCGLLSGPTGGAAYHGAVRHLASVDAELDGAGRRRTAVFIVCDRAESYLSYVRQRRPELLGRPRRGRSPSEVGDEAIRAAKARAVDVDDARRWIAEGEPRPLVVDLRGPHAYAALHIEGSINIVDELFAELVRDGLPFSKRTPVLLACPVGEKSLRYAASLARSGHPDVRSLAGGIVAWRDAGAPLVRE; encoded by the coding sequence ATGAGGTACGACAGCATCACGGAAGCCATCGGCAACACGCCTCTGGTCCGCATCGACCCGTCGGTGCACGGTCTCCGCCACATCGATCTCTACGCCAAGCTGGAGATGCTCAACCCGTTCGGGTCCGTCAAGGACCGGCCCGCCTGGCACATGGCCCGCCCGTACCTGGAGGACGCGGCCAGCGGTGACGGGACGGTGGTGGAGCTCTCCAGCGGCAACACCGCCAAGGCCCTCGCCCTGCTCGCAGGGATGCACGGGCTGAAGTTCAAGAGCGTCACCAACCGGATGCGGGTGCCCGAGATCAAGGACCTGCTCCTGCTGCTCGGCGCCGAGATCGAGGAACTGCCCGGACAGAGCGAGTGTCTCGACCCCACCGACACGGACGACCCGCTCACCCGCTTCCACCAGGCACTCTCCGAGCCAGGCAGCGCCCACCTGCACACCGACCAGTACTTCAACCCGCGCAACGTCGAGGCACACGCCACGGGTACCGGCCCCGAGATCATCAAGGACCTCGACGGCCGGGCGCCTGACTGGTTCGTCGCGTGCGTCGGCACGGCCGGCTCCTCCACCGGCGTCGCCCGTGTCCTGCGCGAGCACGACGGCGACGTGCGGGTTCTCGGACTGGTGGCCGACAAGTCCGACTTCATACCCGGGATCCGGACCATCGACGAGGTGCACCAGGTGGGCCTGTTCGACCCCGCGACCTACGACTCCCTCGCCGCGGTCACCTCGCAGCAGGCCATCGACGGAATGATCACGCTGATCCGGCGCTGCGGACTGCTGTCGGGGCCGACCGGCGGCGCCGCCTACCACGGAGCCGTACGCCATCTCGCGTCCGTCGACGCCGAACTGGACGGTGCGGGGCGCCGCCGGACCGCCGTGTTCATCGTGTGCGACCGGGCCGAGAGTTACCTCAGCTATGTGCGCCAACGCCGCCCGGAGCTGCTGGGGCGGCCGAGGCGCGGGCGATCGCCGTCGGAGGTCGGCGACGAGGCGATACGGGCGGCGAAGGCTCGGGCGGTCGACGTCGACGACGCTCGGCGCTGGATCGCGGAAGGAGAACCCCGCCCGCTGGTGGTGGACCTGCGCGGCCCGCATGCCTATGCCGCCCTGCACATCGAGGGCTCGATCAACATCGTCGACGAGCTCTTCGCCGAACTGGTCCGCGACGGACTGCCGTTCAGCAAGCGCACCCCGGTTCTGCTCGCCTGCCCGGTGGGGGAGAAGTCGCTGCGCTACGCCGCGTCGCTCGCCCGCTCGGGACATCCGGACGTCAGGAGTCTGGCGGGCGGGATCGTGGCGTGGCGGGACGCCGGCGCACCGTTGGTGAGGGAGTGA
- a CDS encoding aminotransferase class V-fold PLP-dependent enzyme: MPERNPGEDASWEQKLRSQFPIVTAHPELTYLDSAATSQKPRAVLDAVATYLTTSNANAGRGTYPWANRTTELVERTRERVKEFLGDRQPERSTVHFTSGATEGLRSVARDWLVPYLTDGDEILVPFGDHQANLEPWLEAARSLRQRGVDVTVRALPVQASSGDYDHRALARMVGPRTRFVAATHVHHVYGGDMNVHRLRAAVGPDVPICLDAAQSVGHLPVRVGGPDLDVDFVVFSGHKVMALPGTGAVWARNTRGPALRPTGWQGTPNTTGIVSLLAAIDWLDEAGPERIARHVTRLATRLTDRLHRLDSYEILGCPASLAVDSALPTAQRRHGIVTFRHRDIPSDDLGFILYSHGFMVRADNLCQAGADEMGGAVRVSVHVYNTEEEIDRLRAVLDSLA; encoded by the coding sequence ATGCCGGAACGGAATCCCGGTGAAGACGCGTCCTGGGAGCAGAAGCTGAGGAGCCAGTTCCCGATCGTCACGGCCCATCCGGAGCTGACGTATCTGGACAGTGCGGCGACCTCGCAGAAACCGCGAGCCGTCCTGGACGCCGTGGCGACCTACCTCACCACGTCCAACGCCAACGCGGGCCGCGGTACCTACCCCTGGGCCAACCGCACCACCGAGCTGGTGGAGCGTACCCGCGAACGGGTCAAGGAATTCCTCGGCGACCGGCAGCCGGAGCGCTCCACCGTCCATTTCACCAGCGGCGCGACCGAGGGGCTGCGTTCCGTCGCCCGTGACTGGCTCGTGCCCTACCTCACCGACGGCGACGAGATCCTCGTCCCGTTCGGCGACCACCAGGCCAACTTGGAGCCCTGGCTCGAAGCCGCGCGGTCGCTACGACAGCGAGGTGTCGACGTGACGGTGCGCGCCCTTCCCGTCCAGGCGTCTTCGGGCGACTACGACCACCGCGCTCTCGCGCGGATGGTCGGCCCCCGCACCCGCTTCGTCGCGGCGACCCACGTCCACCACGTCTACGGCGGCGACATGAACGTGCACCGCCTGCGCGCCGCCGTCGGCCCTGACGTGCCGATCTGCCTGGACGCCGCCCAGAGTGTCGGCCACCTTCCCGTCCGGGTCGGCGGCCCGGACCTCGATGTCGACTTCGTCGTCTTCTCCGGACACAAGGTGATGGCCCTGCCCGGCACGGGAGCCGTGTGGGCGCGCAACACGCGAGGGCCGGCGCTGCGGCCCACCGGCTGGCAGGGCACCCCCAACACCACGGGCATCGTGTCGCTCCTGGCGGCGATCGACTGGCTGGACGAGGCCGGCCCCGAGCGCATCGCCCGTCATGTCACCCGGCTGGCGACCCGCCTGACCGACCGGCTGCACCGCCTGGACTCCTACGAGATCCTCGGCTGCCCCGCCAGCCTCGCCGTGGACAGCGCGCTGCCCACGGCCCAGCGCCGGCACGGCATCGTCACCTTCCGGCACCGCGACATCCCCTCCGACGACCTCGGCTTCATCCTCTACAGCCACGGCTTCATGGTCCGGGCCGACAATCTCTGCCAGGCCGGTGCCGACGAGATGGGCGGAGCCGTCCGGGTCAGCGTGCACGTCTACAACACGGAGGAGGAAATCGATCGCCTGCGGGCTGTTCTCGACTCCCTGGCGTGA
- a CDS encoding class I SAM-dependent methyltransferase, with amino-acid sequence MGLSMATAGMWVERWERQQQLYALDREERFAVIADATEHLCVDRDRPLLLDLGCGPGSLSARLARRLPDAEIVAVDMDPVLLELGRTQHADAARYVDAVIGEEGWTDALQLDRNVDVAVTTTALHYLPANVLIRTYRALAALLRPGGALVNGDHFPPDGSPCSELTAHVGLRRAERTGAHGPVDEDWGAWWQAAAGDPELADLFRERAKRYSSSVDGNQHLSVGRHTQLLRDAGFAHVTTVWQVGDSCVLVAQKD; translated from the coding sequence ATGGGCTTGAGCATGGCAACAGCCGGTATGTGGGTGGAGCGCTGGGAACGGCAGCAGCAGCTCTACGCGCTGGACCGGGAGGAGCGGTTCGCGGTGATCGCCGATGCCACGGAACACCTCTGCGTCGACCGGGACCGGCCGCTCCTGCTCGACCTCGGCTGCGGCCCCGGTTCCCTGTCGGCCCGACTCGCCCGCCGTCTTCCGGACGCGGAGATCGTCGCCGTCGACATGGACCCTGTACTCCTTGAACTGGGACGTACCCAGCACGCTGACGCCGCTCGGTACGTGGACGCGGTGATCGGCGAGGAGGGCTGGACGGATGCTCTCCAACTGGACCGGAACGTGGACGTCGCGGTCACGACGACAGCTCTGCACTATCTCCCCGCGAACGTTCTGATCCGTACCTACCGGGCCCTCGCCGCCCTGCTGCGCCCTGGCGGTGCCCTGGTCAACGGCGACCACTTCCCCCCGGACGGGTCGCCCTGTTCCGAACTGACCGCTCACGTGGGGCTCCGCCGGGCCGAGCGTACGGGGGCGCACGGGCCCGTGGACGAGGACTGGGGAGCGTGGTGGCAGGCCGCTGCCGGCGATCCGGAGCTGGCCGATCTGTTCCGGGAGCGTGCGAAGCGGTACTCGTCCTCCGTCGACGGAAATCAGCACCTCTCGGTGGGGCGTCACACCCAGCTGCTCCGTGATGCAGGGTTCGCCCATGTCACGACGGTGTGGCAGGTCGGGGACAGCTGCGTACTGGTGGCGCAGAAGGACTGA
- a CDS encoding GNAT family N-acetyltransferase, translated as MTPFEVPVPTFTQFTRPSELTGPLRRELAACWAAVVNTGGAVIPPDCPLPPVTPADVATAVDRIAENLTPDHSMLLSATLDGALAGWLVLRREAHPLEAHCGVVNHVQTQVHLRGLGIGAALMHRVRHVAREEMGLDRLKLTARAGLGLEHFYRKAGWAEVGRWPGVLRLAPGDDRDEILMSIAL; from the coding sequence GTGACGCCATTCGAAGTCCCTGTGCCCACGTTCACCCAGTTCACCCGCCCGTCCGAGCTGACCGGACCGCTACGGCGGGAACTGGCGGCCTGCTGGGCGGCGGTCGTCAACACCGGTGGGGCAGTCATCCCGCCCGACTGTCCGCTGCCGCCCGTGACGCCTGCCGATGTCGCGACCGCCGTCGACCGGATCGCGGAGAACCTGACGCCCGATCACAGCATGCTGCTCTCGGCCACTCTCGACGGCGCGCTCGCGGGCTGGCTGGTCCTCCGCCGTGAGGCGCATCCGCTGGAGGCACACTGCGGCGTGGTCAACCATGTGCAGACACAGGTCCACCTCAGAGGTCTCGGTATCGGTGCCGCGCTGATGCACCGCGTCCGCCACGTCGCACGGGAGGAGATGGGCCTCGACCGCCTCAAACTGACGGCCAGAGCCGGGCTGGGGCTTGAACACTTCTACCGGAAGGCCGGCTGGGCGGAGGTCGGCCGGTGGCCGGGAGTGCTGCGCCTGGCACCCGGCGACGACCGTGACGAGATCCTCATGAGCATCGCGCTGTGA